The following are encoded together in the Lathyrus oleraceus cultivar Zhongwan6 chromosome 3, CAAS_Psat_ZW6_1.0, whole genome shotgun sequence genome:
- the LOC127130839 gene encoding uncharacterized protein LOC127130839, which produces PPYKPPIPYPQRFKSSKTASQFRKFVELLKQLNITIPFTEAITQMPSYDNETVTLTAECSAIIQNNMPPKLKDPGSFSIPCVIGKFVIDKALCDLGASISVMPLTICKRLNMGELRPTKMSVQLADHSIKYPVGILENVPVRVGQFYIPTDFIIMDIKEDASTPIILGRPFLATAGAIIDVKRAKLTFKVGEEKVEFILTQFLQAPAIDDT; this is translated from the exons cctccttataaaccacccattccgTATCCCCAAAGATTCAAAAGTTCTAAAACTGCGAgtcaatttaggaaatttgttgaacttctaaagcaactaaacattacgataccctttacagaagccatcacacaaatgccctcctat gataacgaaacagttacacttactgcagagtgtagcgcaataatccaaaataacatgcctcctaaactaaaagacccaggtagtttttccataccttgtgtcattggaaaattcgtcatagacaaagctctatgcgatctaggagccagcattagtgtaatgcccttaaccatctgtaaaaggcttaatatgggagaattaagaccgaccaagatgtctgttcaattagctgaccactcaatcaaatatcctgtcggtatactagagaatgtccccgtacgtgtaggacaattctatattcctacagacttcataatcatggacatcaaagaagatgccagtacacctatcatactaggaaggccattcttggctaccgccggagccataatagacgtaAAGAGAGCTAAGCTGACATtcaaagttggagaggaaaaggttgaattcatcttgacccaattcttacaagcgccagctatagacgacacc